In Persicimonas caeni, a single window of DNA contains:
- the greA gene encoding transcription elongation factor GreA, with translation MNKIPMTKHGHQQLKDELDRLKKVERHKVIDEIETARAHGDLSENAEYHAAKERQGFIEGRIQELQGKISNAEVIDPTSMSGDRVVFGATVTIYDFGSDEENTYQIVGDDEADIKENKISFSSPIARSIIGKRVGEEVQLKTPGGQKEIEIVDVEFK, from the coding sequence ATGAACAAGATTCCGATGACCAAGCATGGCCATCAGCAGCTCAAGGACGAACTCGACCGGCTCAAGAAGGTCGAGCGACACAAAGTCATCGACGAGATCGAGACTGCGCGAGCACACGGTGACCTGAGTGAGAACGCCGAGTACCACGCCGCCAAGGAGCGCCAGGGGTTCATCGAGGGCCGCATTCAGGAGCTGCAGGGCAAAATCTCGAACGCCGAGGTCATCGACCCGACGTCGATGTCGGGAGACCGCGTCGTCTTCGGCGCGACCGTGACCATCTACGATTTCGGTAGTGACGAGGAAAACACTTACCAGATCGTCGGTGACGACGAGGCCGACATCAAGGAGAACAAAATCTCATTCTCCAGCCCCATCGCTCGCTCCATCATTGGCAAGCGCGTCGGCGAAGAGGTCCAGCTCAAGACGCCGGGCGGCCAAAAAGAGATCGAGATCGTCGACGTCGAGTTCAAGTGA
- the lon gene encoding endopeptidase La, which translates to MSEMQGVSEDQLLEGIQELPVLPLRNTVLFPQVVVPLAVGRPKSVKLIEEATENDTPIAILTQKDPEVDDPTTDDLYKVGTVARVLKVVKIASDNYSVIIQGQQRIDLEEMLQEEPYFKGRFEIQDTPEPSAEEQVEIQALFRNLKSTAKQVVKFIPEMPKEASQMVDGVDDPGQLCDFVAANMDIETEEKQEILETIGLKDRLQTVVTLLARQLEVLRVSDKIQSQIKEEIDKNQREYYLRQQLKAIKEQLGELDGEGGDLEELASKIDQKKLPEEVEEKARKQLNRLRMMQPASSEYGVTRTYVETLLDIPWMDQTQDKLNIKNAREILDEDHYDLDKVKKRIVEYLAVRQLKQDMKGPILCLVGPPGVGKTSLGRSVARALGREFVRISLGGIHDESEIRGHRRTYVGALPGRIVQGLRKAGTNNPVFMLDEIDKVGRDFRGDPSAALLEVLDPQQNDTFSDHYVEIPIDLSNVLFIATANMLDPISPPLRDRMDVIEIPGYTAYDKQHISRQYLIPRQLEQHGLDDGYLEIDDDALDKIIRNYTREAGVRNLERRVADVCRGVAVQVAEKEEDKRDEVHVEISLDNLHDYLGPEKYQHEVAQRTSQPGVATGLAWTPAGGDILFIESTRMPGKGELVLTGQLGDVMKESVRAALSYIRSRAEDFAIDKNFMKGNDIHIHVPAGAIPKDGPSAGITMYVSLLSLLTGVRVRSDVAMTGEITLRGNVLPVGGIKEKVLAAHRSEIKRVVLPKRNEKDLVDVSEDIQKDLDIHFAEHVSELADLVFEDELPGNVSKEEVAE; encoded by the coding sequence ATGTCGGAAATGCAAGGAGTCTCCGAGGATCAACTGTTGGAGGGGATTCAGGAGCTACCAGTCCTCCCGCTGCGCAATACGGTGCTCTTCCCGCAGGTGGTTGTACCACTTGCGGTCGGACGCCCCAAAAGCGTCAAGCTGATCGAGGAAGCGACGGAGAACGACACTCCGATCGCCATCCTGACCCAAAAAGATCCGGAAGTTGATGATCCGACCACGGACGACCTCTACAAAGTCGGCACGGTGGCTCGTGTCCTCAAGGTCGTCAAGATCGCGTCGGACAATTACAGTGTAATCATTCAGGGACAGCAGCGCATTGACCTCGAGGAGATGCTCCAAGAGGAACCCTACTTCAAGGGGCGCTTCGAAATTCAAGATACCCCGGAGCCGTCGGCCGAAGAGCAGGTCGAGATCCAGGCGCTGTTCCGCAATTTGAAGTCGACGGCCAAGCAGGTCGTCAAGTTCATCCCCGAGATGCCCAAAGAGGCCAGCCAGATGGTCGATGGGGTCGATGACCCCGGCCAGCTGTGCGATTTCGTGGCCGCCAACATGGACATCGAGACCGAGGAAAAGCAGGAAATCCTCGAGACCATCGGTCTCAAGGACCGCCTGCAGACCGTGGTCACCCTCCTGGCTCGCCAACTGGAGGTCCTGCGCGTCAGCGACAAGATCCAGAGCCAGATCAAAGAAGAGATCGACAAGAACCAGCGCGAGTACTACCTGCGCCAGCAGCTCAAGGCGATCAAAGAGCAGCTGGGCGAACTCGACGGCGAGGGCGGCGACCTCGAGGAACTTGCCTCGAAGATCGACCAGAAAAAGCTCCCCGAAGAGGTCGAGGAAAAGGCCCGAAAGCAGCTCAACCGCCTGCGCATGATGCAGCCGGCTTCGAGCGAGTACGGCGTCACGCGCACCTACGTCGAGACCCTGCTGGACATCCCTTGGATGGACCAGACCCAGGACAAGCTCAACATCAAGAACGCGCGCGAGATCCTCGACGAGGATCACTACGACCTCGACAAGGTCAAAAAGCGTATCGTCGAGTACCTGGCGGTTCGCCAGCTCAAGCAGGACATGAAAGGCCCCATCCTGTGCTTGGTGGGCCCTCCCGGCGTCGGTAAGACGAGCTTGGGTCGGTCGGTCGCCCGTGCATTGGGCCGTGAGTTCGTGCGCATCAGCCTCGGTGGTATCCACGACGAGTCCGAGATTCGCGGACACCGTCGCACCTACGTCGGCGCGCTTCCGGGCCGCATCGTCCAGGGCCTGCGCAAGGCGGGCACCAACAACCCGGTGTTCATGCTCGACGAGATCGACAAAGTCGGCCGCGACTTCCGCGGCGACCCCTCGGCAGCGCTGCTCGAGGTTCTCGACCCCCAGCAGAACGACACGTTCAGCGATCACTACGTCGAGATCCCCATCGACCTGTCGAACGTCTTGTTCATCGCCACGGCCAACATGCTCGACCCCATCTCTCCGCCGCTGCGCGACAGGATGGACGTCATCGAGATTCCCGGCTACACGGCGTACGATAAGCAGCACATCTCGCGTCAGTACCTCATCCCGCGCCAGCTCGAGCAGCACGGCCTCGATGACGGCTACCTCGAGATCGACGACGATGCGCTCGACAAGATCATTCGCAACTACACTCGCGAAGCGGGCGTGCGTAACCTCGAGCGTCGCGTCGCCGACGTCTGTCGTGGCGTGGCAGTCCAGGTCGCCGAAAAGGAAGAGGACAAGCGTGACGAAGTGCACGTCGAGATCTCCCTCGACAACCTGCACGACTACCTCGGCCCGGAGAAGTACCAGCACGAGGTCGCCCAGCGCACCTCTCAGCCCGGCGTAGCCACCGGCCTGGCCTGGACTCCCGCCGGCGGTGACATCCTCTTCATCGAGTCGACGCGCATGCCCGGCAAGGGCGAGTTGGTCCTGACCGGCCAGCTCGGCGATGTCATGAAAGAGTCGGTACGCGCCGCGTTGAGCTATATCCGCTCGCGCGCCGAAGATTTCGCCATCGACAAGAACTTCATGAAGGGTAACGACATTCACATCCACGTGCCCGCCGGCGCCATCCCCAAGGACGGCCCCTCGGCAGGTATCACGATGTATGTCTCGCTGCTCAGCCTGCTCACCGGCGTGCGTGTCCGCAGCGACGTCGCCATGACCGGTGAGATTACCCTTCGCGGCAACGTGCTCCCGGTTGGCGGCATCAAAGAGAAGGTGCTCGCCGCTCACCGCTCCGAGATCAAACGCGTCGTGCTTCCCAAGCGCAACGAAAAGGATCTCGTCGACGTCTCGGAGGACATCCAGAAGGACTTGGATATCCACTTCGCCGAGCACGTCAGCGAGCTTGCCGACCTCGTCTTCGAAGACGAGCTTCCGGGCAACGTGAGCAAGGAAGAGGTCGCCGAATAA
- the carB gene encoding carbamoyl-phosphate synthase large subunit yields the protein MPRRDDIKTICILGSGPIVIGQACEFDYSGTQAIRALKQEGYRIVLVNSNPATIMTDPELADATYIEPLTPDFVAQVLEKERPDALLPTMGGQTALNLAIALNEQGVLDELGVELIGATPEVIERAENREQFQALMNEIGVEQPAAGVARSMDEAWEIQKNVGFPAILRPSYTMGGAGGNIAYNRDEFERYVKWSLSQSPTNEVLIDESLLGWKEFELELMRDRNDNVMIICGIENLDPLGIHTGDSVTVAPIQTLTDREYQAMRDEAMAIIRAVGVETGGCNIQFAVDPQTGRRVVIEMNPRVSRSSALASKATGYPIAKIAALVAVGYTLDEITNDITGTTSAAFEPVLDYTVVKMPRFAFEKFPTADSRLTTQMKAVGEIMSIARTFPEAMLKGVRSLETREDSFRPRMTPPDGTEGEALVDFYRPALMNPSPERLWYVFDALRAGLGVERVCEITSMDPWFIDQLQMVVDCEAAIAEHDAASLPRELLVEAKRLGFGDSDIAFFVGATEEEVRARRAELDIRPVFKQVDTCAAEFEAVTSYFYSTYEKGENEATASERDSVMILGGGPNRIGQGIEFDYCAVHAALSLREAGYRTIMVNCNPETVSTDYDVSDRLYFEPLTFETVMAIVENENPVGVILQFGGQTPLKLATKLAEAGVTILGTAHDAIHRTEDREEFNKIVEKLELKQPEAGTVRTLEEAKEIAAELGFPLLVRPSYVLGGLGMRIVYDEAELEEVFDRAQAESPDNPVLIDRFLDQAVEVDVDCISDGETAVVGGIMEHIEEAGVHSGDSAFVTPPYHLPESVLRVIREQTLSLAKELDIVGLMNVQFAIQDQKEVYILEVNPRASRTIPFIAKAIGVPLAGYAARCMLGETLGDLGYTQEVIPKAFAAKESVFPFSKFAEVDTILGPEMRSTGEVMGIDPDFNLAYLKAEIAASNAPPSSGQVFVSVKDADKWGLVPVAKKLAELGFDLVATRGTAEYLAQNGLEVRKINKVKEGQPHIVDAVINGEIAMMINTTIGAQAIKDSRSIRRAAVNEGVPYYTQLSAARAAVDAMAEVTRKQPSVKSLQDYHSELG from the coding sequence ATGCCCCGCCGGGACGATATTAAGACGATTTGCATTCTGGGTTCGGGTCCGATCGTGATCGGGCAGGCCTGTGAGTTTGACTATTCAGGAACACAAGCCATCCGGGCGCTCAAGCAAGAAGGCTACCGGATTGTGTTGGTCAACTCCAACCCTGCCACCATCATGACGGATCCGGAGCTGGCCGACGCCACCTACATCGAGCCGCTGACGCCGGACTTCGTGGCCCAGGTGCTCGAAAAAGAGCGCCCCGACGCACTGCTTCCGACCATGGGAGGGCAGACCGCGCTGAACTTGGCCATCGCGCTCAACGAGCAAGGCGTGCTCGACGAGCTCGGGGTCGAGCTTATCGGTGCGACGCCCGAAGTCATCGAGCGCGCCGAGAACCGCGAGCAGTTCCAAGCTCTGATGAATGAAATCGGCGTCGAGCAGCCCGCCGCCGGCGTGGCACGCTCGATGGACGAAGCGTGGGAGATTCAAAAGAACGTCGGCTTCCCGGCGATCCTGCGCCCCAGCTACACCATGGGTGGTGCGGGCGGCAATATCGCCTACAACCGCGACGAGTTCGAGCGCTACGTCAAGTGGTCGCTGTCGCAGAGCCCGACCAACGAGGTGCTCATCGACGAGAGCCTGCTCGGCTGGAAAGAGTTCGAGCTCGAGTTGATGCGCGACCGCAACGACAACGTCATGATCATCTGCGGGATCGAGAACCTCGACCCGCTGGGCATCCACACCGGCGACTCGGTGACCGTGGCGCCCATCCAGACGTTGACCGACCGCGAGTACCAGGCGATGCGCGACGAGGCCATGGCCATCATTCGCGCGGTGGGCGTGGAAACCGGAGGCTGCAACATTCAGTTTGCCGTCGACCCGCAGACCGGCCGGCGCGTGGTCATCGAGATGAACCCGCGCGTAAGCCGATCGTCGGCGCTGGCCAGTAAGGCGACCGGTTATCCCATCGCCAAGATCGCCGCGCTCGTGGCCGTGGGCTACACCCTCGACGAGATCACCAACGACATCACGGGGACGACCTCGGCGGCCTTCGAGCCGGTGCTCGACTACACCGTGGTCAAGATGCCGCGCTTTGCCTTCGAGAAGTTCCCGACGGCGGATTCGCGTCTGACGACCCAGATGAAGGCGGTCGGCGAGATCATGTCTATCGCGCGCACCTTCCCCGAGGCGATGCTCAAAGGCGTTCGCAGCCTGGAGACGCGCGAAGACAGCTTCCGCCCGCGGATGACCCCGCCGGACGGAACCGAAGGCGAGGCGCTGGTCGATTTCTACCGCCCTGCCCTGATGAACCCGTCGCCCGAGCGCCTCTGGTACGTCTTCGACGCGCTGCGCGCCGGTCTGGGCGTCGAGAGGGTTTGCGAGATCACGAGCATGGACCCCTGGTTCATCGACCAGCTGCAGATGGTGGTCGACTGTGAGGCGGCGATCGCTGAGCACGATGCGGCCAGTTTGCCCCGCGAGTTGCTCGTCGAGGCCAAGCGCCTCGGGTTTGGCGACTCCGACATCGCGTTCTTCGTGGGCGCCACCGAAGAAGAGGTTCGCGCCCGCCGCGCCGAGCTGGACATCCGTCCGGTCTTCAAACAGGTCGACACGTGTGCGGCCGAGTTCGAGGCGGTGACGTCCTACTTCTACTCGACCTACGAGAAAGGTGAGAACGAGGCGACGGCCTCGGAGCGTGACAGCGTCATGATTCTGGGCGGCGGTCCCAACCGCATCGGCCAGGGCATCGAGTTCGACTACTGCGCGGTTCACGCGGCGCTGTCGCTGCGCGAGGCGGGCTATCGGACCATCATGGTCAACTGTAACCCGGAGACGGTCAGCACCGACTATGACGTCTCCGACCGGCTCTACTTCGAGCCGCTGACCTTCGAGACGGTCATGGCGATCGTCGAGAACGAGAATCCAGTCGGCGTCATCTTGCAATTCGGTGGTCAGACGCCGCTCAAGCTCGCCACCAAACTGGCGGAGGCGGGAGTGACAATCTTGGGCACGGCCCACGACGCCATTCACCGCACCGAGGACCGCGAAGAGTTCAACAAGATCGTCGAGAAGCTCGAGCTCAAGCAGCCCGAGGCGGGCACCGTGCGCACGCTCGAGGAGGCGAAAGAGATCGCCGCCGAGCTCGGCTTTCCGCTGCTCGTTCGACCGAGCTACGTGCTCGGCGGCCTGGGCATGCGCATCGTCTACGACGAGGCCGAGCTCGAAGAGGTCTTCGACCGCGCACAGGCCGAAAGCCCCGACAACCCGGTGCTCATCGACCGTTTCCTCGACCAGGCTGTCGAGGTCGACGTCGACTGCATCTCGGACGGCGAGACCGCCGTGGTCGGCGGCATCATGGAGCATATCGAGGAGGCGGGAGTTCACTCCGGTGACTCGGCGTTTGTCACCCCGCCCTACCATCTGCCCGAGTCTGTGCTGCGCGTGATTCGTGAGCAGACCCTCAGTCTTGCCAAAGAGCTCGACATCGTCGGGCTGATGAACGTCCAGTTCGCCATCCAAGACCAAAAGGAAGTCTATATCCTCGAGGTCAACCCGCGCGCCAGCCGCACCATCCCGTTTATCGCCAAGGCGATTGGGGTGCCGCTGGCCGGTTACGCAGCGCGCTGCATGCTCGGCGAGACGCTCGGCGACCTGGGCTACACCCAGGAGGTCATCCCCAAGGCGTTTGCCGCCAAGGAGAGTGTCTTCCCGTTCAGCAAATTCGCCGAGGTCGACACGATTCTGGGACCGGAGATGCGCTCGACCGGCGAGGTCATGGGTATCGACCCCGATTTCAACCTGGCGTACCTGAAGGCCGAGATTGCCGCGTCGAACGCGCCGCCCTCCTCCGGGCAAGTCTTCGTGAGCGTCAAAGATGCCGACAAGTGGGGTTTGGTGCCGGTGGCCAAGAAGCTGGCTGAGCTCGGCTTCGACCTGGTCGCCACTCGCGGCACGGCCGAGTATCTGGCTCAAAACGGCCTAGAGGTGCGCAAGATTAACAAGGTCAAAGAGGGCCAGCCGCATATCGTCGACGCGGTCATCAACGGCGAGATTGCCATGATGATCAACACGACCATCGGCGCCCAGGCGATCAAAGACAGCCGGTCGATCCGACGCGCAGCAGTTAACGAAGGCGTCCCCTACTATACACAACTATCGGCCGCTCGTGCCGCTGTGGACGCGATGGCGGAGGTCACGCGCAAGCAACCTTCGGTCAAGTCCTTGCAAGACTACCATAGCGAATTAGGTTAA